The Fusarium fujikuroi IMI 58289 draft genome, chromosome FFUJ_chr01 sequence CTCAATCTGAGGGAATGTGTTTAGATGGTCTTGCTCAGTATACACTGGCTGCGTAGTGGGATTCGATGAGGTATTACCCACTCGAACACTATCCTGAATGAGCCACTTGTAGATGGCCTTTGTGGGATGGGTCATAAAGACACGACCCCTGAAGTTCGTCTTTGCGAGAACATACGGTAAGGATGCTGCATGGTCGATGTGGAAACTATGGCTGATTAGCTGGAATCCTCTGATGGCATCTGGCTATCTAGAGATAATATTGGCGACTGGCGATTCAGGACAGGACGGCATCACGAGGACGAACAGCGAGGGCGTAAGGTAAGGGAAGCGGGCAAACTGTATTGTATTGATCTGGCATACAAGAAAGCAAAGTCGTGGATGTCGTCATCACGCGAGCACGATACAGGCCGCAATAGCACAGCGCAATACGAGGCGGTTCTGTACCACCCGTTCTATCACATCACATAATATCGAAACACAGAGTCGTCCCTCGCCCTGTCCAGCCTATGTACATCGTCGCGGGGGTGGTAAGAGGGGATCGCTTACTGGCTGATGAGAAGCACGTCGACAGTGCTAAGATCGAAATCGTCGTAGAAGGGCAATGCAGCGAGTCCATCGTATGCGGGATGTTGGCCGGCGTCAAGCTGATAAAGGGCATTAGACAAGTACTTATGTGATAGACTTATCGACCTGTTCTTACCATGACCGTCTTGCCCTTGTATTGAATAATATGACATGACCTTCCCACTTCGTTTCCTCCTCCCAGACAAAGAAACATAAGTTCGTCTGAAGGATCCACTGGCTCTTCCGCCGCAGCCGCGTTCATGGCGGAAGCCTTTCGTTTGGATGCCATTGTTGTAGATCCGCCGAACTATGGTCCAGCTCACATTCGACGTCGAGGTTCTATATAGACTATTAGTAGAAGCAGCCTTCGGCCACAAGCTCTCCGATAGAAGGCTGCTGTTCACAGCTAATGAAACTGCAACTGGCTGCAGGGATAATAACAAAAGAGATCAGATCACTATATcaatgaatggatggatggatgaaatGGGCGGGCAGCACGGGCACAAACGAGGCAGACGCGTTTCTTTGAACAGTGAACGGATAAAAGCCGGCGTTTATTTGACGGGAGCttgctttattattagtgGAGGAGGTGGCTTTCAAAAGGAAGGGATCCTAGGTACGTACGTATTTTACGGGAGGAGGCTCTGCGCACGTGACGTTAAAACTACGCGACCTCCGTTTTACAGGCGAAGCTGCCTCCTTCATAGCCAACCCGCAGCGAGTTAACACCTTCGCCCAACGACGATATCCAGCGCCTCCATCTCGGAACGAAGCTTGAGCGCTTTCCAATAGCGAATCTCTCACCCGCCGAACAATTTTACAGCTTTTCCGAGTGCCCCGCCGAGATTGAGCGCGTCGGATGGGAGGCGTCGCGATTGATTTGACAGGCTCATCTGCCTGCTGAGCTAACACACTCAACTCACGCATTTCTCCCAGCTTTCTTTATCCTCGACCTGGGCTCGCCTCTCGACCGACAAAGCAACCACGAACAGGAaaactcatcatggctcaacCTCAGCCCCAGACGCAGATGCAGGTGCCGCCTCGCGCATTCTCTCCACCGCAGCATTCACCCTCGCCTGCCCCGTCGCAGTCCAGCTTTGCCCTCCCGCCGCAGAAACGAGCTCGAACCGACGGACCATCCTCGCAACCCGAATCGCCATATGCTACATCCCCTTACGCCGCGAGTCCAGGTGCCACTCCAGGCGCTACAGCTACGCCGCCTGCTGGGACTGGATCTCCTGCATTTGCGCAAAGCCCTGCTCTGCCGCAACAGTATGCCACACCCTACACCAACGGGCACACAACGCCTGGCCTTAATCTCCCTGACGTACGACCGAACTCAACACCTCCTATTCAGCAGACCCAGCAGCTACAGCAGCCTATACCTCAATATACTAATGCCACAATGACTCCTGTGCCTGTACCTGCTCCTGGTCAGCTAATGACCCCAACTCCTGGCCCCGGAGTCATGGGGCCCCCGCAAAGGCCAGCAGAGCGACCAACCAAGGATTACGAGTACGATGTGACAGATTCGCTTGCCGGTACTGGCATCGACCTTCGAGCTGAGGAGCAGTATATGAACGACCTGTATGCGACCGGTTTTGACGAAGCGCGGACGGGCTTTGCTCACCAGCCACCGGGGCCAAAGTCGAGCTTCTACGGTGCCGGGCCAGCAAACCAACCTGCCCAGTCTGTTCCGGATCAACCACAGGATCAGTTTGCTGCACAGCAAGCGGAGAGGGCTTGGTCAGAGTCGTCGATGCGACTTGCACTTCAGCGGACACAGGAAATTAGTGATCCTTTTTTGCTAGTCGCCTTGCTGCATCGACGCGCGGATAAGATCGCACGAGAACATCACCTGGCGCTGAATTTGGATCTGAAGAACAACAGTCAAACCATGGGAAAGATGAGGCTTCCGGAACAATTTCCTGCGCCAAAGGTGACTGTTAAAGTGACTCCAGGCCCAGATTCGACCATGGTTCATACAACGGGCTCATACATCCCACAAGATGCTTTTCTAGTTGATCAGTTGGCATTAATGTCTATTGCCACAAAGCAGCGACTCCGAGAACTAGTGGAAGATGCACATGTAGTGGCAACGAATAGGCAAAAGACATCTCATGGCGATATACCTGAGGAATGGACTCCAGCGGCAGCTCCTATGAATGCTGAGCCCCTCGAGCCCATTGACAAGCCAGTGGATGCAGTGAACGGTGTCGACGGGACCCCTGTGGAGAGTGCAAACGGGGATAGCACGAATCCACTGAAGCGTAAGTAGAACCGGCAGCAAGTATTCAGCTTTTCTCACACTCTACAGGTTCCAGCGATGCAGCCGGATTGACCAACGGCGTGCCTCCAGTCAAGCTGCCTAAAGTGTCGTCGTATATGACAACGACGATGCGGGACCTTGCTAGACAAGAGCGTGACTGGGAAGAGGCACGACTCCGCAAGCGCCAGAAACGTAAGGATGGTATACCAGACTCGGGAGCCACAACATCGCGTGCTGGCAGCGTGGCGCCTGGCACTCCCGGTTCTGTAGCGCCAGAAGCTCCAAAAGCAATgacgaagaaggagatgaagaagaaccagCAGATGAAGGCTGCTGAAATTGACAGTCATCAGAGCCAAAACACCACAAGTAGCCTCTTTGCTGGCTTTGGAGGTAAGGGTGGACTGTTTGGTAAAAAGAAGGCTGGCAAGACATACGACTGGATGACTCGAGGCAGCGGAGCCAGCACGCCGACCAGAAACGTTTCGGGTGCCGGAAAGGGGCCCGGAGGGCTGGGAGCGGCGCCGGCACCTGCAAACATGGCCATGACTACCGAGGGCCGCAACCGACTTGGCACATGGAGAGAGGATAAAGAAAAGGGGCGGAATATCCAGCTTCGCGATTGGGTTTCAGTATTAGAAAgggatggaagagaaggcaaGGCACTTCAAAAGGCGTACCTTTACCTGGACGCATCGAACCCCAAATAAGCACAGCACACCACAACATACTATAGCTATCAAAATGCGGCGAGGTAATGGGAAAGGGAAGACGTGAGATGAGATTTCGTGACACACGGCCAGGGCTAGGGATGACCAGCTAGTGGAAGATACCCTGCGCAGCGTGCATGGCTTGATATTACTTAGCACGGCGTTTTATGTTTTTTCTTACTAAAGGCATGACTTGGGGACAGGCAGtcctttttgttttcttcttttttggcATGCACTATAGGAAATGGATGGGAGAGGGGAGACTTTGATGGCATGAAGATTGGGGATTCTTTTTGAGACTGAGGGAATTCGACAATGCCTGTTTAGGCGTACACCATAGGAAGATGGGTGCGCCATGTATTTCTTGGGCCTTTCTTTCAACCATTTTCACCTGCTTTTTCTGAAGCTTGGAGCTCAGCGAAAAGGGCTATAGTTTGGGGAGAAAAGTGAAGGGACAAGGGCCTTCtagggagagaagaaagaatagaCCCCTGATGAACTTGGCCTAACCTGAAGTTGAATTCGAACTTTAAGTCGATCTCGTGATGAGTGTTTTGTTGGACTTGAGAGACGAAAACATTCCTATGTTGAATCAAGGGAGAAATGGCTCTTTGACCCTTCCATGCGGTAGATAAGCTAGGGTAGACAATAAAACTCTGAGATCCCGACCcgagtaataaaaatacttgGATAATTTAGTGTAAGTTTAGGGGAATCATTGCTAGATTTAATGTGGCATCCTCTTTTTGAGTCTTATTGAGAGTCAATTACAAATGCTTCGTCTGTCTGATGTGCTTGGAAAAGTGGGACTATCAACTATTGCGGAATCGCCATTTCCCCTCCCTtgaatcatcaacaatcataGAGAGTTTCAATTCTTTTTGTCTCTACAATTCAATTAATTCCTGGGAAAAAAAAGGGTCCAGATCGACCTGGCACAAAGAAACATAGACAACGCCACATTCTGTTGAGTTCAAGACAAACACGCCCTCACCTCAAAGTCTCCAAGTACTTCCCCATACAGCTACAGCCAcaagggagggagggagactAATTAAGCACCCAATAACTAGATCTCATACCCGTTCGGGAGGATTTGTGCTCTTGGCTATACGGGAGGCGATCATCATGGCAATCGCGGTTGGTTCACACAGTTCCTCGCTCTAGTCTTGCTCTATTCAGAAGATCCCTTGCTTTATTCAGAAGATCCCTTGCTTCGAGGCGGCATGGACTATCGTATCTAACGGCATGGGCCTAGGCAATCGGCCAGATCTGCTCAACGGCGTCGATCAAGGGTAATCTGGAACAATGCGTCAAGTTGGTGGCGAGTGCGGCGCGGGGTCAAGCAAAAGTGAGTTGGAATTGATTCTCGTTGGGTCTTGTTTGGGCATGGACGAGTGTCTGGCCCCGAGGAATCTCTACATCCCTCGATCGAGATGGACGCTAGCAATTCGACTTGTCAGTTGTCGTAAGGAGACGCATGATATGGATTCGAGGGAGTCAGTCGGTCCGTGGAGCCGTGAGACATCCCCCTGGGCCCAAGCTGTAAGACCTCTTTACGTCGGTTGGGAATATGTCTCACTGTAAACCCGAAACGGCGATACTTCTTTTCGGGTGGCTTTCGATCTTGCGCACACGGTATACTTACATGCAGCCATGCTAGGTACTCTTCCTCCCTGAAGCTTCAGACTATATCGCCCCAGATGGACAGACTTCACTGCAACTTGCAGAGCCACTGTCGACGTCCCCCTTCGTAAAGGGTCTCCAGGAGGCAGCTCGTGAGCACAGCGTCGCTATTCATGTGGGTATTCACCATCGTGAAGAGGGACAAGACCAGTCAAAGAGGATTCTCAACCGTGCGTTGTATATTACTGCCAACGGAGACATCAACGATGCAACAACATATGATAAGCTCCATGTGTTTGACTATGGCAGTCTAAAGGAGAGTGCAACAGTCCAGCCTGGAACAAGCCTTACAGCACCGTTTGACTCCCCCATAGGCCGCATTGGAAGCCTCATCTGCTTTGACTTGCGATTCCCCGAGGCAGGATTGGCTCTCGCACAGCCAGGACCTCACAGCGCATGGAAGAACAAGCCAGCGCAGATTATCACATACCCAAGTGCATTCACCCTTCGCACAGGTGCAGCACATTGGGAGACTCTTCTCCGAGCCAGGGCCATCGAGACACAGAGCTATGTAATTGCAGCAGCACAAGTTGGAAGACACAACGAGAAGCGAGCTAGTTGGGGACAGAGTATAGTTGCCGATCCATGGGGGAATGTAgtgctgaagctgaagggcGTGAAAGAGGGAGAGCCCCAGGGGACTGCTGAGGATGGCGCGGAGGGTGAAATTGGGTTTGTTGATATCGACCTTGAGCATTTGGACAAGGTTAGAAGGGAGATGCCTCTTCAGAGGCGAATGTGAGTTGATACGTCATTTGTGGGCTACCTATGCTAATAGTTGCAGTGATGTTTATCCTGAGCTGTAATCAAGACAGGTAAACTATATTGGATTTTATAGCAGCATATAGAACGTAGTTGATACAGAGCCATTGCCAATCAGTGGGTGGAAATGCGAGGTCTCTGTGCGGCTATTTACCCAAGTGCCTGGTTATTAGAAAGTGTTTTATATGTACACGATGATGTGGACGCCGACCTATTATCGTCTGATGCTAAAGAGCCTCAATCAAGATATGACTTAGCTCACGAAGCCTTATTATGCTAAGTGACTTTTCGTATACACAAAGTCTCAAGTGGCCCTTCTCAAATACTACAAGTTCTTTACAGCTGATGCAACTTAtgttttataataatatagacaTTAAATACTAACAACATGAGTATTGCAGTCTCTCCAGCTTGCTCGCTGAATCGGGCATGCGCAGAAACAATTGACCGAAGATCTAATCTGATTCCTTGGAATACCTTAATCAACTCGTTTTGAACCCTGTGAGCCTGAAGTGAGACAAGTATATTGAGATGTCCACCGGTCGACCATTGCGGTTTAGCATGCGAGGAGCATCTGTCATTGCCACCTGAGGCTCAagcgacatcatcatccctTGAGCCTTGAGGCTTGGACCCTTCTAGAGTACGGCACTCGCCGAAGAGCACGGGGAATCAAATCCCCAGCTCCCGTACAAGAGAGATTGGCCATGAGCAAAGCCAGAGCCAAACCAAAGCTCAGCCCCGTAAGAATCAGGACCGACAGAATGGATCGGTACTGCACTGTACATCAATAAGTCCCGGGTGGCTGGGACGGCAAGCAAGGGTATCTGGTTCCGAGAGACACATGACCGCATCCATGCTGTTGAGCTCCTGGTAGAGACGAACTATCTAGCCTGCGAGGTAGGCGAACGGTAGAAGAACAAGGGCTGAGACGAAGACAGGCTGAAATAAACGCCCAGTTGCAGGAACCATTTTGTTtagacttttcttctttggtcAGACATGGATTGTACATACAATATAGCATGGGTAAGGAGATAGCATGGATATGGGTTTGTTTGaacagcaggagaagaagacaaaaaCAATGCCGAGATGACGA is a genomic window containing:
- a CDS encoding related to tpa inducible protein — its product is MAQPQPQTQMQVPPRAFSPPQHSPSPAPSQSSFALPPQKRARTDGPSSQPESPYATSPYAASPGATPGATATPPAGTGSPAFAQSPALPQQYATPYTNGHTTPGLNLPDVRPNSTPPIQQTQQLQQPIPQYTNATMTPVPVPAPGQLMTPTPGPGVMGPPQRPAERPTKDYEYDVTDSLAGTGIDLRAEEQYMNDLYATGFDEARTGFAHQPPGPKSSFYGAGPANQPAQSVPDQPQDQFAAQQAERAWSESSMRLALQRTQEISDPFLLVALLHRRADKIAREHHLALNLDLKNNSQTMGKMRLPEQFPAPKVTVKVTPGPDSTMVHTTGSYIPQDAFLVDQLALMSIATKQRLRELVEDAHVVATNRQKTSHGDIPEEWTPAAAPMNAEPLEPIDKPVDAVNGVDGTPVESANGDSTNPLKRSSDAAGLTNGVPPVKLPKVSSYMTTTMRDLARQERDWEEARLRKRQKRKDGIPDSGATTSRAGSVAPGTPGSVAPEAPKAMTKKEMKKNQQMKAAEIDSHQSQNTTSSLFAGFGGKGGLFGKKKAGKTYDWMTRGSGASTPTRNVSGAGKGPGGLGAAPAPANMAMTTEGRNRLGTWREDKEKGRNIQLRDWVSVLERDGREGKALQKAYLYLDASNPK
- a CDS encoding probable nitrilase, giving the protein MLEPLSTSPFVKGLQEAAREHSVAIHVGIHHREEGQDQSKRILNRALYITANGDINDATTYDKLHVFDYGSLKESATVQPGTSLTAPFDSPIGRIGSLICFDLRFPEAGLALAQPGPHSAWKNKPAQIITYPSAFTLRTGAAHWETLLRARAIETQSYVIAAAQVGRHNEKRASWGQSIVADPWGNVVLKLKGVKEGEPQGTAEDGAEGEIGFVDIDLEHLDKVRREMPLQRRIDVYPEL